AACTGTGTGAACAGCCAGAACTCGGTggcctgtgtgccacacctaGGACTCCTCCGCTCTGTAGAAAACCCTTTCTCACACAAGGACCCCACGGTGGACACCTAttctcatctatttatttattgcccaTGAAGAGCTCCTGAGGTTTACAGGTGGAGCCGGGGGCTGTGTCCGAAAGACAATCCTGGCCTCCATTTGAGAGCTGGATTCTGAAAGAAGGGCACTGACCTTGGGGCTGCtgtctctctggacctcagtttcctcatctgtaaagtgatgaGTTAGATTCCATGACCATCCAAGTCCAGCCCTTCCCacaaaaatgaagtttaaaaaactttttgaacATAAAATTATGGCTGATATCTAGTACTGTCATTCTGTTCTAGGTCCATATTCTAAATGTATTCGTTTCCAGTAGCCTCATACAAAAGGCCTCTCTTGGGCATCCTCCCCTCTCTTCAGGTAAGTCTAATGAAGGCAGCCCAGGGCCGAAGGAATTTTGATGACACAGGGGTATCTATGTTTTAGCTAGgctcttttatttaaaacaaaaaacaaatgcagaCTGACTCTTCAGAGATAAGATTTGGAATCAGATGCGTCCAAAAGGTCACCTGAGGTCAGGCTGAGGACTGTGCTTCCCCTGGTGGGGACCAGCTGGCAGACACTTCCAGACAAGGCCTTGGTGTCAGCCGAAAGCGCTAGAGGCCCAGGTGATCCCCATTCCCCAGGCCCAGCGTGCATCCTGAGGACTCGGAACTCTCGCTATTGACAGAACGGACTGTGAAGTTCTCCAGGCCACACACCTCAGGGAGAAAGGAGCCGCACCAAGCTTCTGGTCTGTTCAGGGCAGACGTCCCTTCCCGACTTCTTACAGACCCCGGCTTTGACGGTGAAAGGCACGTCCCCGTGGTACCCGCGGTCTGGGGGAAACAAATGCCCAATCACGTGACCTTAACCTGCCTGGCAAAGTCGTAGCTTGGAGCAACTGCTGCTCTGCCGCTGCGTACGCTTTGCAATCTGCCGTTAAAGAGAGATGAACGGGGCTCATCCTTTTAGCGTTCAGTTGGAAGCAGATCTTTGGTCGGAGGGATTGAGCCACAGTTGTAAATGTGAATGATCTCTGTGCAAAGTCTCTTCCCCCGACTTAAAGGtgactttctcattttttgtaaATCATTAGGCATTAAGTAGCAGCCAAACACTCTTACTTCTAGCTTTAAGTTATTTACAAAGTCGCTTCTTTTTGCAAAAACCGAAGTTAAACTCGTAGTTTATGCCATAATAACTGCTGATGTATGTTTTTGCTAAAGGTACCTTTTGTATCTGCTGTGTATTATAGCAATAAAAGAATCATTttgttaggaaaaaaatcaactggTCTTCTTTCATAATTCACCGACTCGATACAAACATCCTCTTTCTGAGTTCAGCATTGTATGTAAGAAGCCCTGCGCTTGGGTTCAACCTTTTCCATGTTCCCTGTTGGTAAAGGAAATGCCAGCTCCCTCTTGGAGTAGAGAAGGAAGGAACTAACAGAAGTACTAGCTGTTAAAAACGTTTTTACTTTGTAATAGGCAGGATTTTCCGAAATGTCAGGTTGACCCGGGGAGCCAGAACATTCTTTCGGACGGGGAGACTGTGGTACCAGTGAGTGTTGGTTGGGTGGTTCATCATAAGTAAGCTTCCGTGGGCCAGCTGGAGCCTGACCACCCCCAACCTCCGGGAGGGGTGCTTCCCCCGGGAATCCTTATGCCGGAAGAAGAAGTCTCTGCAAGCCCCAAAGGAGACAGAGGCGATGGGGCTCCCAGGAGCCAGCTCTCTCTCATCATCTCTGTGCTCACCAATGTGGTCACGGCCGTCTTTGTACCTGCAGTGAGAAAACAAGCAGAGTTCGCAGAACAGCCCTCTGTGGAAACACGCCCACACCCAGAGCCCTCGTTTGCCTGCAGGGAAACAGTGCCACGAGCACAGGTTTCTGCAGGGGCTGGAGGGCTACATCTGGTCCACAGATGAGGCAAGCCTTTCACTTTGTCATCAGCCCTCTTTGATCACACGCTTTAAAAccaatagggaattccctggcggtccaatggttaggactctgcgcttccactgcagggggcccaggtttgatccctggtcaggaaactaagatcccacaagccatcaaacaaacaaagcacACCAACAGAGGCCAAACACGAGTCTTAGAGTTCTCCCGCAGGGTTCGTATGTGTAAACCTTCATCGCGTAAGACGGTTTCTTCCTACACTTAGAACCCGTATTCCTCGCACAGTCTGGCCCCCACCAGCCTCTGAACTCATCACTGCTTTCCAGCACCACCAGCGGGATTTCCACTCGAGACACTCCAAGctccctctgctctccctccaGGTGCCTGTGTGGCTCCCACTCTCTTGGTTTAGCTATCAGCTCGTACGTCACCCCTCCGTGAACCCTCCTCTAACCATCTTCCCTTAAACCCAGAGTTCTCAACCAGGGTGACTCTGCCCCCCACGGGGCACTAGgcgatgtctggagacattctggTTGCTCTGACCAAAGGGACCCCCGAAAAGAATGCACAGTCTAaaaggaggcagcctctcagccagctctgggggactgctccgaagaggtaagGGGGGAGCCGACAAAACACGGTCAttagaacatcaaaagattactgataattaaaagaaaaccagacatctcgaGCTAATTAATTTAGAGCCTTTCTGTGTGTGGGacagtctgggctcactgaaatcattcctttgagatgcacctcagctctctggggccagtatcctgtcctttcccatcctgagtcccctcagggggCACACTGGTGGTGGCTGCAGGGGCTGAGGGCTTGGCAATGGGTatgtctccatcctgagttccctcagggctacAGTGGCTTGATGGCCCCGCATCCTCTGTTGGATGATATGGCAGGCAACGTTTTTCATTCACAGGGTGGTACTGGCCTCTGGTGGCTGGAGGCTAGGGATGCTCCccaacatcctgcaatgcacaggtcAGCCCCAGAAAGAGGATCATCTGGCCCAAAGCATCAGGAGCGTTGCTGTTGAGAAACCCAGACTCCTTCCTCCCAGCCGTTCTTAGATCAGCCTGTTTAACTTTCTACGAGACACTTATCAACGTCTGAAGTTATCTTGTTCACCTGTTCATCAGTTTGCGGCCTCTCACTCCCGCCATGGTGAGAGCTCCATAAAGACTAATTGCTTATGTTCCACTACTACTCCCCTAACTACACTGAAGAGTTATTTGTTGTACAAATGAGTAAAGTACGGTGGAATCCTAAACTCTTCTTTTTGGAAGAGACAGGTTTATAAAATTCAGTCCACCGTCCTAAAAAGTAAAAGGTACCAACAGTTAGGGGGTCACCTGTTGACAAGCACGAAGTTGAAGTGCTGTCCAGTCACCACAGAAACGCGATCCCGGATGCGCTCTAGGACAGGGACCCAGGGCTTTGGAGACAGAGTAAGGCCTGAAAAGGTGTAGGTCAGCCCAGTGTCACCATATGTCGCCTGCTTCCTTGGGACATTGTGCCACTTCCCAAACACCTGGATCCTGGCCAGCGCACCTGTGCAGGGGAAACATGGCAGCGCCTCAGACAATCCACACTCACTCCCTGAGTAttcagaaaaggaagtaaaagaggaATAACATCTAATACCCCGACCAGGGACCCCCTCCTCAAAAATCATTGTGGCTCGTCCAAAACGTTCATGTAAGGACAGTGATTCTTGTCCGACACTTGGAGATACACAGCCCTAGTCCAAGTTTTTTATAAAAACACCCTAACTCAATTGCTCACTAGAACCGTAATATAGAGGCTGAAATTGGAGCAGAATGAAGCCAGGTTACACGCTAGCACGGTGATTTTGCCAACTGTGGGGACAAAGGGCATCGATGGAAGCTGGTGCTAATTCAGCTTGGGATGGAGGCTGGGTCTCCCGTGGGCATTTCTACATCTCCCCGTCCCTGTGCTCTGCCACATTGCAGCGGTTCTCAGTGTGTGGTCCCCGGATCAGTAGCACCCGGAAACTCTAGACACTAGACTGCAGGGGCAGGGCAAGCCACGGTGTTCTCACAAGCAACAAAGTCCTCTAGGTGATGCTGAGAACCTCGTGCATAGGAATTACCTGGTAATTTACCATCTCTCCGCTCTCAGCGGACAGGAGATCCCTGTTATTAAGTCTGTATCCCAAGCACCCAGCAAGTCGCTTGGCCCAGAGGTGCCCGGAATATGTGTTCAGTCAATTAACAAACTCATCTGTAATTAATGGCTCCTGGGTTCAGATTTCCCTAAACACGGACCACTAGTTTTATCCAACAAGCcttccacacacaccccaccgtCCCCTGCTTACCTGTAAAATATTCCACTTCTTTCTCCAACTCTTGGAAAATCTCATCTGCTTCGGCTTTGCCAAACAGGACTGTGTAATCGCAGTCCAGGCCCTCGGCTGCAATGTGCCTCCAGCTGAGGCCTGCCGAGTGGACTCCATTCCCCGGGGCTGCTGTCCTGGGCTTTTTCCTGCTGGTCCCCTCCTCTTCTGCCAACCCTGCTGGGCCTCCTCCGGTCTGCTCTTGCCCCCTCTTTCCCATAAGGCCCCTGACAGCCCCCTTCACCAGGAATCTGTCCATCTAGTCTCCACAAAGCAAACACCTGGTAGCCAGTGGCCAGGCCGAGAGAGAGAGATTGCCCAGGCTCTGTCCCAAATGCCAAAATCCACTCTGCAAAGTGGTCTCACAGTGGCATTCCTCCAGTTTTTAAGTTCCCATTTTAAAGTTTAACACCATGTCCCATAAAGGAAGTAAGAGGAGGTTAAAGCTGGAAGGATCCCTCCCACACCTGGGTAGGTATTAGAATCAGCTGCCTAGCTTGCAACACCCACGTGTACCTGCCCTCCACCCGCAAATATccgaatttttaaagaaacacccACCCCCCGGAATTCGCACGCCAATGGCAAACTTGGAAACTGCAACCCAAACCCTCACtttacacatggggaaactgacACACTGAGACGCGGAGAGGTTTCCTCAAAGTCACCCAGAAAAGCatgtccctctctcccctccaccctgcAAAGGACaggctggggggggtggggggtagataACTGGCCGGCCTCCCACGCAAGTATTAAAACAGTATTGCGATCCTTACACGGACAAGATTCTGAATCTAAATGTAACAACGGTTAAACGTGGTCATACACCAGCACGCCGAATTCTGATAGAAAATAAGAATTGTAACACGTGCGGGGGGTGGGTGGTGCCTAGGGGTCTCTTTAAAATCTCAGCTCCCGCGAAGCTCCGCTTCTCCCAGACACTGGAGAAAGGTCCTGCGGGAAAGAGGAAACACTTACCCCCTCCACAGAACTGCTTCCGGGTAGATTTCAGCCGCGAACTGGAGAAAATCCAGGTAAATCTGCAAAACAAAGCGGTGGGCGGCCTCCGGGCGCCACCTGTTGGCCCTCCGGGCGCGTTGCAAGCACCGCCGTATTTCTGGGTAACGTTATTTGTTCCGCAGCAGTGCAGGGTCCCCGGTGGTTTGGCAGCTGTTGTTCGGTATCATCTCTCCCTGGGGATTAATTTCGTTTCCTGACAGGGAGTTGGGCCAACCAGCATATTGTCGCAGATAGGAGCACGAATTCTGCAATCAGACCACGTAACTTCCATTTCTGTCTCCTCAACTGTAGCTGTGTGGCTCCTACAGGTCACTTAACCCTTCTGGGCTTGAACTGCCTTCTCTAAACAGTGGGGACTACAAAACCTATGCCATGAGAACAccatgaggagtaaatgagaggATGTGTGAGAAGGGCTTCTGTGCTTCAAACAAATGTCAGCTTTTATTATCACCAATTTTTATTTACTCTCTCTCTTGGCCAATGGAATGAAAAGGGGTTGGGGgctttgttttgaattttcttaGCGTCCAGCTCTGCAGATTTTGACAAAGGTAAACAGTTGTGTGACCACACCACAATCAAGATCTAGAATTCTATCATCCCATAAAATTCCCCCAAATCTCCTAGTTATCAACTCGCCCCCttacccagcccctggcaaccactgatgtgTTTTCTGTCCCTAGAGTTTCACCTTTTCCAGAATTTCTTGTAAATGAAATGATACAATATATAggctttgtgtctggcttctttcacttagcctaatgcttTTAAGATGTATCCATGTTGTTCGTATCAGtttactcctttttattgctgagtaagcTGCCCTTGTACTCATGCCCTACAATTTGTCCACCCGCTTGCCACTTGaggggcatttgggttgtttccagtttggggaaaATACAAATAAGGTCACTATATCTATTCATGTACAAGCTCTCATGTGAATATAGAGTCCaatttcacttgggtaaatacgTAGGAGTGGGATCGCAGGGGCACATGGTAAGAGTATGTGTCACTTTATACAAAGCTGCCAAACTTTTTCACagtggcttttattttcttattttaaaaataattttaaattatgaacatCTCTTCTTCTTACACATCAAGCTCCTTGTCCTAGGCACTGGAACACAACAGTAACAAGAAtcaagtccctgccctcacccaGGTTACGTGTTGGAGatgagacagaaataaacaaggagagaataaataagattattttattttggccacaccacaaggcatgcgggatcttagttccctgaccaggggtcaaacccatgtgccctgcagtggaagcgcagagccttaatcactggacctccagggaagtcccaataagaTCATCTTAGATAGTACAGAAGCTGTAAATAGAGTGACCTGCTAGAAAgtggggcaggaggagaaggCCCTTCAGAGGCAGGGTCTCGAGCTGAGACCTGAGGTTTTCCAGGCAGGGGGACAGTGCGTGCAAGGTGTAAGACCACACAAGGGACAGCTGGGTATGCCTGGTGACTGTGCTGAGAACCAGACTCATCATGTCACAGCAGCTGGGCTTCCGTGAGAGGGTGAAGCAGCCTTGCCAACTGGTAAGAagcagggatttttttaaaaaccatttttaaaagttgaagtatagttaatttacaatgttgtgttagtttcaggtgtaccgcaaagtgattcagttatacatatatacatatattcttttttcagattattttccattacaggttccattgaatatagttccctgtgctatacagtagatccttgttgtttatctatttcatatatagtactgtgtacatgttaaccccaaactcccaatttatctctgccccatcccctctggtaaccataaatttgttttttatgtctgtgaatctatttctgttttgtaaatacgtttatttctatcatgtttttagattccacatataagtgatatgatatttgtctttctctgacttcacttagtatgataatctctaggtccatccatgttgctgcagatggcattattttgttctttgttacggctaatattccatttgtgtatataccacagcttctttatccatttatctgtcaatggacgtttaggttgcttccatgtcttggctattgtaaatagtgctgctatgaacattagggcaCATAtaccttttcgaattagagttttttccctatatatgcccaggagtgggattgttggatcatatgataactttatttttagtttctttagggaacctccatactggtctccaatagtggctgcaccaatttacattcccaccaacagtgtaggaggggtcctttttctccacaccatctccagcatttactacTTGTAGAcactttaatgatggccattctgactggtgtgatacctcattgtagttttaatttgcatttctctaataattagagatgttgagcatcttttcctgtgcctgttgaccatctgtatgtatGTAGAAGCAAGGATTTTATTCCAAACATATTTGGAAACTATAGGATTTTAACCTGGGGATTATTATGGtgtaatttacatttcaaaaagatGATTAGGTAGGAAAAGAGAAGACCTGCTGGGACTGTAGTTAGTAGACCAGAGATGGAGAACAGCATTTGAATTTGGGCTTTATTATGGAGATGAACCCAAGAGGACCTGTCCACAGTTtggatgtggggagggagggagaggggaagaatcCCAGGTGTATGGGGATGCCTTTCAGAGGATGACTAGTTTGGAGTTTAACCTTAATGACCTCTGTTAAAGTCTCCCCCAGACCTTACAGGTTAGGCTTCTAGGCCTTGGTTTTGTCGTCAGTAAAACAGGTCGTGAAAATTGGACAACTAAAAGCAAAacgattactttttttttttaacaattactATTTTAAAGCTAATTTCACTCCCACAAAAAACCCCACGGGGCGGGTACTTTTAAGTTCTTTCACCGGCTGAGAGGtggagggacttgcccaaggcagAGGTATGATGGgtgagaagaatgaatgaaagagtaaaCATCTGAGTGAACCGACCTAAGGGACCCCGCCCGCTCTAAAGACTTTTCTGAGCCCCACTTCGCCTCAGGGACCTTGCCCAGCGGCCCCTCCCACACATGCGCACTAGGACCTCCGCTGCCCCCTCGCCCACACCCCCCCCGGTCGGAGCATGCGCGGGTTGCTTGGCGCCAATTGCTGACCGCCGCGGCTAGCGCCAAGCTCGCGGGTCCCCGGGCAGCGCGCGTTCGCTCCCTCCTCGGCTCCAGGATGATTGGCCAGAAGACCCTCTACTCCTTCTTCTCCCCGAGCCCCTCCAGGAAGCGACGTGCCTGCAGCTCCGAGCCGGCCGAGCAGTGGAACGGCGTGGCGGCGGTAGCTGAGAGAGGGGATGAGGCGGTAAGGCGCGGCGGGGACCGCTCGTGGGGCCGGGGGtcagggggaagggagggtgagGAGGGCGAAGAGGGCGACGAGGGCGAGGAGGGCGGCGGACCCCGCGCGACCGAGGGGTTGCAGGAACATGGGGCTGACTGAGTAAACTGGGGCCTCCACGTGTTCAAAACAGCCGCCGTGGCGCCTCATCGGCGGCCATGCTGAGGGGTCAGCCAATGGAGGCGAACCTCGGGGCCCACGGCGCCAATCAGAGGCGAGGGGCCCGGCCCACCCTCCaatcagaggagggagggggtgggtccTGGAGGGGAGGGTTTTTGCCGCGAAAAGACCACGTGGGGACGCTAGTGGCGGGACCCGCGGGGCGGGGCCCTGGGTGCTGGGCCCCTTCTCCGCGAACCCCTAGCGAGGCGCTGCGGGCCTTGCTCACAGACCTTTTTCCTGCCCTGTTTTGGTACCAAACTCGAAATTGGGGCAGCGGCCTGTTAGTGCCGGACTGGGATCAGCCCTGGGTTTCCAGAGTCCGGTTTTGTACGTACCTGCCGAGCGGGGCTGAAACCCCAAGAATGGGTGTCCTCTACCCTGGGCTGTTGGGTTGGGGACGGAAGCTGCGGGCTCCCGGGAGAGGTCCGCTGCAGCTCGTGACCCGTTTCTGCGGGGACCACTTGCAGGCCAGCCCCGCCAAGAAGATCCGGGCCGGGCAGGAGGAGCCCGGCACGCCGCCCTCGTCGCCACTGAGCCCCGAGCAGTTGGTCCGCATCCAGAGGAACAAAGCCGCCGCACTGCTCAGACTCGCAGCGCGCAATGTGCCTGTAGGTTTTGGTGAGAGTTGGAAGAAGCACCTCAGCGGGGAGTTCGGGAAACCATATTTTATTAAGGTAAAGTTGGAGACTGCGGGCACTTGTAAATATAGCAGGCCAAGCCCACGTTTATAGGATATTGCTTTCGTGAGCTCCTACTTTCCCTCCTTCAACATACAGCCATGATGTTTTGAATCTGCCcagtttaagattttttaaagactatGAGGTGAtatcatagcttttttttttttttttttcggtacgcgggcctctcactgttgtggcctctgccatcgcggagcgcaggctcagcggccatggctcacgggcccagccgctccgcggcatgtgggatctttcaggatcggggcacgaacccgtgtcccctgcatcggcaggcggactctcaaccactgcgccaccagggaagccctcatagcTTCTTTTAACCCGTTTGTTTAGTCTGCTCCCAAGGAAAGAGTGGCCTGGTAAAACCACAAACCCGACTGAATGAAACCTGCCCTTTAAACAAAAGAGGGAGGGGTTAGCACCCGCAGGAAATCAAGGCTGTCAGGCCAATCAACTTTGACGCAGCccaaagaaaggagaagggaattAAAATGTCGGGAGGGGAACTTGATTTTTACGCAGAATTTGGATATAAAACTTGGCAAAGAGCTAGCTAAAAGCTCTTCCAGTAGCTTGCATTAGAAGCTTTCTTATTGAATTCTTATGCTTTCCAGTGAGAATCTGATTGTAAATCTAGTTTATCTTTACATTAGCTTATGGGATTTgttgcagaagaaagaaaacattacacTGTTTACCCACCCCCGCAGCAAGTCTTCACATGGACCCAAATGTGTGACATAAGAGATGTAAGTACAAGTTGTGGATGAATTTTACTAAAAGGGGAGTAGGACTCAAATGGTAGTTTTTAATTAGGGACACTGGAGTTAAGCCACTGTCCATATttcagtaataaataaaatactgagatTGTGAGGTTTGGCGGGCCGTATTTTAGCCTGTACATACCCTGTTTAACTTTTACTGTGTGCCGTtcataaagcaaaaaaagaaaagtatgtaCGTAAACCGTGGGTCTGTATGCTCtcacttgtattttattttatccttaaaCCGACCCCATGCCCGTGAGAGGTAAAGTGTggtggtgaggaaactgaggcacgaagCAGTTAAGTCTTTTTCAAGTGGTTGTCTGGGGTCCCACCTTGACTTGCGTCTCAGTGTTCTTTCTGTCTGACCACACCATCCTTTACCGTTGATGCTTTCAAACTCTTGACTTGTGGCCTGAACACATCTCCTGTTAACAGATTCCTTTGCTTTGGTTCAGTGTATATACAATGGCTGCTCGCTGTCAGAAGCTTGTTTGTGGCTTCCCACGGTGCAAACTATGAAAGCTGAGGGTGAATACGGCCACCTCCTGCTTCCAGCCTCACCTCCACCTTCCATTCTCCTCCTTTGGAGCTGGACAGGGCGGTGACCCTCTCCTCACTTCTgtcttttgaaaaccaactagaggCATCTCTGGC
This genomic interval from Phocoena phocoena chromosome 13, mPhoPho1.1, whole genome shotgun sequence contains the following:
- the ALKBH2 gene encoding DNA oxidative demethylase ALKBH2, translated to MDRFLVKGAVRGLMGKRGQEQTGGGPAGLAEEEGTSRKKPRTAAPGNGVHSAGLSWRHIAAEGLDCDYTVLFGKAEADEIFQELEKEVEYFTGALARIQVFGKWHNVPRKQATYGDTGLTYTFSGLTLSPKPWVPVLERIRDRVSVVTGQHFNFVLVNRYKDGRDHIGEHRDDERELAPGSPIASVSFGACRDFFFRHKDSRGKHPSRRLGVVRLQLAHGSLLMMNHPTNTHWYHSLPVRKNVLAPRVNLTFRKILPITK